In a single window of the Pseudochaenichthys georgianus chromosome 16, fPseGeo1.2, whole genome shotgun sequence genome:
- the LOC117460618 gene encoding blood vessel epicardial substance-like: MSSTPALPPLFTALPSFPSAPPGVPAAELNSTSCTEWDQAHHLLFHLGSLALLLALALPSTMSLHMILLRLLLMTGCALFIVWATLYRCNLDVMVWNVVFLLVNFLHLFFLLYKRRPIKIDRELRSVYKRMFEPLHVKEALFQRLTGQFCTIQTLKKGQAYAAEDKTSVDERLSILLKGKMKVSYRSHFLHNIYTNAFIDSPEFRSTEMHRGEKFQVTIVAEENCKYLCWSRERLTFFLESDTFLNEVFRYLIGKDITNKLYSLNDPTLSDKALKKMDRQPSLCSQLSMMQMRNSMASTSDTEDVLNQILQRGSAGSSRKSHYHTTCFTVFPCDRYPILCYSTPVYSK, from the exons ATGTCTTCCACCCCGGCGCTGCCCCCGCTCTTCACCGCGCTGCCCTCCTTCCCCTCCGCCCCTCCAGGGGTCCCGGCTGCGGAGCTGAATAGCACCTCCTGCACAGAATGGGACCAGGCGCACCACCTCCTCTTCCACCTGGGGAGCCTGGCCCTGCTGCTGGCTCTGGCCCTCCCCAGCACCATGAGCCTGCACATGATCCTGCTGCGCCTCCTGCTCATGACAG GATGCGCTCTCTTCATCGTGTGGGCCACCCTGTACCGCTGCAACCTGGATGTGATGGTGTGGAACGTGGTGTTTCTGCTCGTCAACTTCCTGCATCTGTTCTTCCTGCTGTACAAGCGCAGGCCG ATTAAGATCGACAGGGAGCTTCGGTCGGTCTACAAGCGGATGTTTGAGCCGCTGCATGTGAAGGAGGCTCTGTTCCAGAGGCTCACAGGACAGTTCTGCACCATCCAGACTCTGAAGAAGGGCCAGGCCTACGCTGCAGAGGACAAGACCTCTGTGGACGAACGCCTCAGCATTCTCCTCAAGGGAAA GATGAAGGTATCATACAGGAGCCACTTCCTGCACAACATCTATACAAATGCATTCATTGACTCTCCAGAGTTCAGGTCCACTGAGATGCACAGAGGAGAGAAGTTTCAG GTGACCATCGTGGCAGAGGAGAACTGTAAGTACCTGTGTTGGTCTCGAGAGAGGCTCACCTTCTTCCTGGAGTCAGACACCTTCCTCAATGAGGTGTTCAGGTACCTCATTGGCAAAGACATCACCAACAAACTGTACTCTCTGAACGACCCCACACTCAGTGACAAG GCGTTGAAGAAGATGGACCGTCAGCCCAGCCTATGCTCTCAGCTGTCTATGATGCAGATGAGGAACAGTATGGCGAGCACCAGCGACACTGAAGATGTTCTGAACCAGATTCTTCAAAGAGGTTCTGCGGGATCATCACGTAAGTCACATTATCATACAACATGTTTTACTGTCTTTCCATGTGACCGTTACccaatactctgttacagcaCACCAGTTTACAGTAAATAA